From Brassica oleracea var. oleracea cultivar TO1000 chromosome C3, BOL, whole genome shotgun sequence, a single genomic window includes:
- the LOC106335164 gene encoding polyadenylate-binding protein RBP47B', whose translation MAMMMPPQQQGGYHHPQTLEEVRTLWIGDLQYWVDENYLSSCFSQTGELVSAKVIRNKITGQPEGYGFIEFVSHAAAERTLQTYNGTLMPGTEVAFRLNWASFGSGQKVDAGPDHSIFVGDLAPDVTDYLLHETFRVHYSSVRGAKVVTDPSTGRSKGYGFVKFADESERNKAMSEMNGLYCSTRPMRISVATPRKTVGVQQQYVTKAAYPVPVPVPSAVAAPAYVAQPAQVLAPENDITCTTVLIANLDPNVTEEELKKAFSPLGEVIYVNIPATKGYGYVQFKTRPSAEEAIQKMQGHVIGQQAIRISWSKNPGQDGYVTQADPSQWNGYYGYGQGYEAYAYGAAQDPSVYAYGGYGYPQYPQQGGATQEVTNSAAGGVAGAEQELYDPMATPDVEKLNAVSLSVHANAILGRLLWQRTSALSSQLGK comes from the exons ATGGCGATGATGATGCCTCCGCAGCAGCAAGGAGGGTATCACCATCCACAGACGCTGGAAGAAGTACGAACCCTTTGGATTGGAGATTTGCAGTACTGGGTCGACGAGAACTACCTCTCTTCCTGCTTCTCCCAAACCGGCGAG CTTGTTTCTGCAAAGGTTATACGTAACAAGATCACAGGCCAGCCAGAAGGGTACGGTTTCATAGAGTTTGTATCTCACGCAGCAGCGGAGAGAACGCTTCAGACGTACAACGGGACACTGATGCCTGGAACGGAAGTAGCCTTCCGCTTAAACTGGGCTTCTTTTGGTTCAGGTCAAAAAGTAGATGCTGGACCTGATCATTCTATCTTTGTTGGAGACTTGGCGCCAGATGTTACAGATTATCTCCTTCACGAGACATTCCGTGTTCACTACTCTTCCGTTAGAGGTGCCAAGGTTGTTACCGATCCAAGTACCGGACGTTCGAAAGGTTACGGGTTTGTTAAGTTTGCTGACGAAAGTGAAAGGAACAAAGCGATGTCTGAAATGAATGGTTTGTATTGCTCAACAAGGCCTATGCGTATCAGCGTGGCAACGCCTAGAAAAACCGTTGGTGTGCAGCAACAATATGTCACCAAAG CTGCTTATCCGGTTCCAGTACCAGTCCCATCTGCAGTTGCTGCTCCAGCATACGTTGCTCAACCAGCGCAGGTGCTTGCACCTGAAAATGACATCACCTGTACGACG GTTTTGATTGCGAATCTGGACCCAAATGTTACAGAGGAAGAGCTGAAGAAAGCATTCTCGCCATTAGGAGAGGTTATTTATGTCAACATACCTGCAACAAAAGGATACGGTTATGTTCAATTCAAGACCAG GCCTTCTGCTGAAGAAGCCATTCAAAAAATGCAGGGACATGTGATTGGTCAACAAGCAATTCGCATCTCTTGGAGTAAAAATCCAGGACAG GATGGTTACGTCACACAAGCAGATCCAAGTCAGTGGAATGGGTACTATGGTTACGGACAAGGCTATGAAGCCTATGCTTATGGGGCAGCTCAAGACCCATCCGTGTATGCATATGGTGGATATGGCTATCCCCAGTATCCACAACAG GGAGGGGCTACACAAGAAGTTACAAACTCTGCGGCTGGTGGAGTTGCTGGGGCAGAGCAAGAGTTATATGATCCTATGGCCACTCCTGATGTAGAAAA GTTAAATGCAGTTTCCCTTTCGGTTCACGCAAATGCTATATTAGGACGGCTACTGTGGCAGCGTACCTCAGCACTGTCATCACAATTGGGAAAATGA
- the LOC106335165 gene encoding rhodanese-like/PpiC domain-containing protein 12 gives MLRVTGSLSAVSSPAAVTFSAALRLSVAHTPALASPPPHPRCLSTFSRSLLGRRISSLGVRPRVPSMYPIRLSGFSALKARASFSSGGSSPSREILVQHVLVKEGDSELFAELQKRILDGEDMSDLAAEYSICPSKKEGGILGWVKLGQMVPEFEEAAFKAEPNHVVRCKTQFGWHLLQVLSEREPVKDIQVEELHSKMQDPVFMEEAQLIDVREPDEIATASLPGFKVFPLRQFGTWAPDITSKLNPEKDTFVLCKVGGRSMQVANWLQSQGFKSVYNVAGGIQAYSLKVDPSIPTY, from the exons ATGTTAAGAGTAACCGGAAGTCTCTCAGCGGTATCATCTCCGGCGGCGGTAACTTTCTCCGCCGCACTGAGACTCTCCGTTGCCCACACTCCCGCTCTCGCATCTCCTCCTCCCCATCCCCGCTGCCTCTCCACGTTCTCTCGTTCACTTCTCGGCAGACGCATCTCTTCGCTCGGAGTCCGACCACGCGTTCCTTCAATGTACCCGATTAGGCTCTCTGGCTTCTCGGCTCTCAAAGCGAGAG CTTCGTTTAGCAGTGGTGGGAGTAGTCCAAGCAGAGAGATTCTGGTGCAGCATGTGCTTGTTAAGGAGGGTGATTCCGAGCTCTTTGCTGAACTCCAGAAGCGAATCTTGGATG GAGAGGATATGAGTGATCTTGCAGCTGAATACTCGATTTGTCCATCCAAGAAGGAGGGTGGTATACTTGGATGGGTTAAACTTGGTCAAATG GTACCAGAGTTTGAGGAAGCTGCGTTTAAAGCAGAGCCGAATCATGTGGTCAGGTGTAAAACCCAATTTGGCTGGCACTTATTGCAAGTTCTATCTGAGAG GGAACCTGTGAAAGACATCCAGGTGGAGGAGCTGCATTCCAAAATGCAAGATCCAGTTTTCATGGAAGAGGCTCAGTTAATTGATGTCAGAGAACCTGACGAGAT AGCCACAGCATCCTTGCCAGGATTTAAAGTGTTCCCGCTCCGCCAATTCGGAACATGGGCACCAGACATCACTTCAAAGCTGAACCCTGAGAAGGATACATTCGTCCTG TGTAAGGTTGGTGGCAGGTCGATGCAGGTTGCGAACTGGCTGCAGTCTCAG GGCTTCAAGAGTGTGTACAATGTGGCTGGTGGAATACAAGCCTATTCCCTCAAGGTTGACCCATCAATTCCTACTTACTGA
- the LOC106335085 gene encoding uncharacterized protein LOC106335085: protein MSRNARMTSDLSRAGPVARDVEQAITALKKGAYLLKYGRRGKPKFCPFRLSNDESVLIWFSGNEEKHLKLSHVSRIISGQRTPIFQRYPRPEKEYQSFSLIYNERSLDVICKDKDEAEVWFSGLKALISRCHQRRWRTESRSDGTPSEATSPRTYTRRSSPLHSPFSSNESFLKDGSNHHRLHSPYESPPKNGIDKAFSDMSLYALPPKGFFPSDPATISVHSLSSGASDSVHGHMKGMSMDGFRVSLSSAISSSSHGSGHDDGDALGDVFIWGEGIGEGVLGGGSHRVGSSFEIKMDSLVPKALESSIVLDVQNIACGGQHAVLVTKQGETFSWGEESEGRLGHGVDSNVQHPKLIDALGTTNIELVACGEYHSCAVSLSGDLYTWGKGDFGILGHGNEVSHWIPKRVNFLMEGIHVSSIACGPYHTAVVTSAGQLFTFGDGTFGVLGHGDKKSVFIPREVDSLKGLRTVRAACGVWHTAAVVEVMVGSSSSSNCSSGKLFTWGDGDKGRLGHGDKEPKLVPTCVAALVEPNFCQVACGHSLTVALTTSGNVYTMGSPVYGQLGNPHADGKVPARVEGKLHKSFVEEIACGAYHVAVLTAKTEVYTWGKGSNGRLGHGDVDDRNSPTLVESLRDKQVKSIACGSNFTAAVCLHKWASGMDQSMCSGCRQPFNLRRKRHNCYNCGLVFCHSCSSKKSLKACMAPNQNKPFRVCDKCFNKLKKAMETDGSSHSSLSRRESVNQGSDAIDRDEKLESRSDGQLTRFSLLEPVRQVDNRSKKNKKYEFNSSRVSPVPGSHRGSLNITKSFNPTFGVSKKFFSASVPGSRIASRATSPISRRPSPPRSTTPTPTLSGLVTPRIVVDDTKRTNDNVSQEVLMLRSQVENLTRKAQLQEVELERTTKQLKEALAIASEETARCKAAKDVIKSLTAQLKDMAERLPVGSARTIKSPSHNSFGSSPDYVAPSSNSLNRPNSRGSDPDGPNTIPMFANGASTPVFDGASFRQQANHAAESINRISTRAKESEARNENEWVEQDEPGVYITLTALPGGARDLKRVRFSRKRFSEKQAEEWWAENRGRVYEQYNVRLVVDKSSVGVGSDDLAH from the exons ATGTCGAGGAACGCACGGATGACATCGGATCTTAGCAGAGCCGGCCCAGTTGCGAGGGATGTTGAGCAG GCTATCACGGCCCTTAAAAAGGGAGCTTATTTGCTCAAGTATGGAAGAAGGGGAAAGCCTAAGTTCTGTCCATTTCGCCTTTCTAAT GATGAATCTGTTTTGATATGGTTCTCGGGGAATGAAGAGAAACATTTGAAGCTGAGCCATGTTTCTAGGATCATATCTGGGCAGCGCACT CCTATTTTCCAGAGATATCCACGTCCCGAGAAAGAATATCAATCCTTCTCGCTGATATACAACGAGAGGTCACTGGACGTG ATATGCAAGGATAAAGATGAGGCTGAAGTGTGGTTTAGTGGTTTAAAAGCCTTAATCTCTCGTTGTCATCAACGGAGATGGAGAACCGAATCAAGAAGTGATGGGACTCCATCTGAAGCTACTAGTCCAAGGACATATACCCGGAGAAGCTCCCCGTTGCATTCTCCATTTAGCAGCAATGAAAGTTTCCTGAAG GATGGCTCTAATCACCATCGTCTTCACAGTCCATATGAGAGCCCGCCTAAGAATGGCATTGATAAGGCATTTTCAGACATGTCGTTGTATGCACTTCCTCCAAAGGGATTTTTTCCCTCAGATCCGGCAACTATTTCGGTTCACTCTTTGTCATCTGGAGCCTCTGATTCCGTACATGGTCATATGAAAGGTATGAGTATGGATGGTTTTAGAGTTAGTCTGTCAAGTGCGATTAGTTCTTCGAGTCATGGTTCTGGTCATGATGATGGAGATGCGTTGGGAGACGTTTTCATTTGGGGAGAAGGAATAGGTGAAGGTGTTTTAGGTGGTGGAAGCCATAGAGTTGGAAGTTCGTTTGAGATCAAAATGGATTCCTTAGTGCCAAAAGCTTTAGAATCTTCTATAGTACTTGATGTCCAGAATATTGCTTGTGGTGGACAGCATGCTGTTCTTGTCACAAAACAAGGAGAAACTTTTTCTTGGGGAGAGGAATCAGAGGGTAGACTTGGCCATGGTGTAGACTCCAATGTTCAACATCCAAAGCTTATTGATGCACTCGGTACCACAAATATTGAGCTTGTAGCATGTGGCGAATACCATAGCTGTGCAGTTTCTCTATCGGGGGATTTGTATACCTGGGGTAAAGGAGATTTTGGTATTCTGGGACATGGAAATGAAGTTAGTCACTGGATCCCGAAAAGAGTGAACTTTCTTATGGAAGGGATACATGTATCATCCATCGCTTGTGGACCTTACCACACAGCTGTTGTGACTTCTGCTGGGCAGTTGTTCACTTTTGGTGATGGGACCTTTGGTGTTTTAGGACATGGAGACAAGAAAAGTGTTTTCATACCTAGAGAGGTAGACTCTTTGAAAGGTCTTCGCACTGTCAGGGCAGCCTGCGGTGTATGGCACACAGCCGCAGTTGTAGAAGTCATGGTTGGAAGCTCGAGTTCTAGTAACTGCTCCTCAGGAAAGCTCTTTACATGGGGTGATGGTGACAAGGGTCGTCTTGGGCACGGTGACAAAGAACCAAAACTTGTGCCTACCTGTGTCGCAGCTCTTGTAGAACCCAATTTTTGTCAAGTTGCGTGTGGACATAGCCTAACAGTTGCCCTAACAACATCGGGCAATGTCTATACTATGGGTAGCCCTGTTTATGGTCAGCTTGGAAACCCACATGCTGATGGAAAGGTACCAGCTCGTGTTGAAGGTAAACTTCACAAGAGTTTTGTCGAAGAAATTGCTTGCGGTGCTTATCATGTTGCAGTTTTAACTGCAAAGACTGAGGTTTACACATGGGGAAAAGGATCAAATGGTAGACTTGGCCATGGGGATGTAGATGATAGAAATTCACCAACATTGGTTGAGTCGCTTAGGGATAAACAGGTGAAAAGTATTGCATGTGGTTCTAACTTTACCGCGGCTGTCTGCCTACATAAGTGGGCATCAGGGATGGACCAGTCCATGTGTTCAGGTTGCCGTCAGCCTTTTAATTTAAGGAGAAAGCGACACAACTGCTATAACTGCGGACTTGTGTTCTGCCACTCTTGCAGTAGTAAAAAGTCCCTGAAGGCGTGTATGGCACCCAACCAGAACAAACCATTTCGAGTGTGTGACAAGTGTTTTAACAAATTGAAAAAGGCCATGGAAACTGATGGATCATCTCATTCTTCTTTGAGTCGAAGAGAAAGTGTCAACCAGGGATCAGATGCAATTGACAGAGATGAGAAGTTGGAATCTAGATCCGACGGACAGTTAACTAGATTCTCATTGTTGGAGCCCGTGAGGCAAGTGGACAACCGATCCAAGAAGAATAAGAAATACGAGTTTAACAGTAGTCGTGTCTCACCAGTACCAGGCTCTCACCGGGGTTCACTGAACATAACCAAGTCTTTTAATCCAACTTTTGGAGTATCAAAGAAATTCTTTTCAGCGTCTGTTCCAGGCTCCCGAATTGCGTCTCGTGCAACTTCACCAATATCAAGACGTCCAAGCCCACCTCGCTCAACAACTCCAACTCCCACTCTTTCGGGGCTAGTTACACCGAGAATTGTCGTGGATGATACCAAGAGAACCAATGATAACGTAAGCCAAGAGGTGCTTATGCTAAGATCACAA GTTGAAAATCTTACACGGAAGGCACAGCTTCAAGAAGTTGAACTGGAAAGAACAACCAAACAGCTAAAGGAGGCCTTGGCAATTGCTAGCGAAGAAACAGCTAGGTGCAAGGCAGCGAAAGATGTGATTAAATCACTTACTGCTCAG TTGAAAGACATGGCTGAAAGGTTACCTGTTGGATCAGCTCGGACTATCAAATCTCCTTCGCATAACTCGTTTGGTTCCAGTCCTGATTACGTTGCCCCTTCTTCTAACTCCTTAAACCGTCCAAACAGTCGAGGAAGTGATCCTGATGGTCCAAACACCATCCCAATGTTTGCTAACGGGGCCAGCACGCCTGTTTTCGATGGTGCAAGTTTTCGACAGCAAGCGAATCATGCTGCTGAATCGATAAATAGAATCAGCACGCGAGCAAAAGAAAGTGAAGCTCGTAATGAAAACGAATGGGTTGAACAAGATGAACCTGGTGTGTACATCACTCTCACAGCCTTACCTGGAGGGGCGAGGGATCTCAAACGCGTCCGTTTCAG CCGAAAGAGGTTTAGCGAGAAACAAGCAGAAGAGTGGTGGGCGGAGAACAGAGGACGAGTTTACGAACAATACAATGTACGCCTAGTCGTTGACAAATCCAGTGTGGGTGTAGGAAGTGACGACTTGGCTCATTGA
- the LOC106331726 gene encoding uncharacterized protein LOC106331726 — translation MSSVTAIVDEQQLVEAIQDLALQDQGKEKIQEETHELNFGNHGGCCAICLNAIPLQETAMVKGCEHTYCVTCILRWASCKESPTCPQCKHPFDFLSVHRTLDGSIEDFLFEESVCLLLRASWFIPLDVMVEQASYSYGYHHDDFDIPCDYDEDDDLDELYMHGSGLRIGNRRWGDNGFVRSGRQEARPVKKHSGSGSSSSSSSGSSSCEPKDKQVKTTNTTGRRAKRAMKREAANKAAEVASAAKHEAHLVRLGRK, via the exons ATGAGTTCTGTTACCGCGATCGTGGATGAGCAGCAACTGGTCGAAGCTATTCAGGATTTGGCTCTTCAAGATCAG GGCAAAGAGAAGATCCAGGAAGAGACCCATGAGCTCAATTTCGGAAACCATGGCGGCTGTTGTGCTATATGCTTGAATGCAATTCCTCTTCAAGAGACTGCCATGGTGAAAGGCTGTGAGCATACGTACTG TGTGACATGCATACTTCGTTGGGCGAGTTGCAAAGAGAGTCCTACATGCCCGCAATGTAAGCATCCATTTGATTTCCTCAGTGTCCACCGGACTCTTGATGGCAG CATTGAAGATTTTTTGTTTGAGGAGAGTGTGTGCCTTCTCCTGAGAGCCTCATGGTTTATACCGTTGGATGTGATGGTGGAACAGGCGTCATACAGCTACGGCTACCACCATGATGATTTCGACATTCCTTGTGACTACGATGAAGATGATGACCTTGACGAGCTTTATATGCACGGGTCAGGTCTTCGCATAGGAAACCGGAGATGGGGTGACAATGGTTTTGTCAGATCCGGGCGTCAAGAAGCCAGACCAGTCAAGAAACACAGTGGTTCTGGTTCTAGTTCTAGTTCCAGTTCTGGGTCATCGTCATGTGAGCCTAAGGATAAGCAGGTGAAGACTACGAACACAACAGGGAGACGTGCAAAGAGGGCGATGAAGCGGGAAGCTGCTAACAAAGCAGCTGAAGTAGCTTCAGCAGCAAAGCACGAGGCCCATTTGGTTAGGTTGGGAAGGAAGTGA
- the LOC106329165 gene encoding uncharacterized protein LOC106329165 isoform X2 — MGGVMWCGGPTTHAKEQNQQGWSRWLKLLAQKGVSRFTIFRLNNDKRKLNKADVSHSLGSEQELMASARRHHHHQLHHRRETQDDDPVMKKKRILTYINCCIRPN; from the exons ATGGGTGGTGTGATGTGGTGTGGTGGTCCAACCACGCACGCGAAAG AGCAAAACCAGCAGGGATGGTCCAGATGGCTAAAGTTACTTGCCCAAAAAGGGGTCTCAAGGTTTACAATATTCCGTTTGAATAACGATAAAAG GAAGCTGAACAAAGCTGATGTCTCACATTCTTTGGGAAGCGAACAAGAACTCATGGCAAGTGCTCGTCGTCACCACCATCACCAACTTCACCATCGCCGCGAAACCCAAGATGATGACCCTGTCATG AAGAAGAAGAGGATCTTGACCTACATCAATTGTTGCATCAGACCAAACTAG
- the LOC106329165 gene encoding uncharacterized protein LOC106329165 isoform X1 → MGGVMWCGGPTTHAKEQNQQGWSRWLKLLAQKGVSRFTIFRLNNDKRLLLVLFSVSSAWPKARANRKLNKADVSHSLGSEQELMASARRHHHHQLHHRRETQDDDPVMKKKRILTYINCCIRPN, encoded by the exons ATGGGTGGTGTGATGTGGTGTGGTGGTCCAACCACGCACGCGAAAG AGCAAAACCAGCAGGGATGGTCCAGATGGCTAAAGTTACTTGCCCAAAAAGGGGTCTCAAGGTTTACAATATTCCGTTTGAATAACGATAAAAGGTTGCTTTTAGTTTTATTTTCTGTATCGTCTGCATGGC CTAAAGCTCGCGCTAACAGGAAGCTGAACAAAGCTGATGTCTCACATTCTTTGGGAAGCGAACAAGAACTCATGGCAAGTGCTCGTCGTCACCACCATCACCAACTTCACCATCGCCGCGAAACCCAAGATGATGACCCTGTCATG AAGAAGAAGAGGATCTTGACCTACATCAATTGTTGCATCAGACCAAACTAG
- the LOC106329165 gene encoding uncharacterized protein LOC106329165 isoform X3 has product MEKRRENAGWTPVPQFGGWDQKGIDATDYSVVFTKARANRKLNKADVSHSLGSEQELMASARRHHHHQLHHRRETQDDDPVMKKKRILTYINCCIRPN; this is encoded by the exons ATGGAAAAGAGAAGGGAG AATGCTGGATGGACTCCAGTGCCACAGTTCGGAGGGTGGGACCAAAAAGGAATAGACGCAACAGACTACTCGGTTGTGTTTACTAAAGCTCGCGCTAACAGGAAGCTGAACAAAGCTGATGTCTCACATTCTTTGGGAAGCGAACAAGAACTCATGGCAAGTGCTCGTCGTCACCACCATCACCAACTTCACCATCGCCGCGAAACCCAAGATGATGACCCTGTCATG AAGAAGAAGAGGATCTTGACCTACATCAATTGTTGCATCAGACCAAACTAG
- the LOC106329164 gene encoding elongation factor 1-beta 2-like, with amino-acid sequence MAVTFSDLHTEQGVKSVEEHLAGKTYISGDQLSVDDVKVYATVSEKPSDAFPNASKWYDCVASQLAKSFPGKAVGVSIGGSATTSAQAETPPAAAADDDDDMDLFGDETEEEKKAAEEREAAKKDTKKPKESGKSSVLMEVKPWDDETDMKKLEAAVRSVEMPGLLWGASKLVPVGYGIKKLTIMLTIVDDLVSPDNLIEDYLTCEPNNEYIQSVDIVAFNKI; translated from the exons ATGGCGGTTACCTTCTCAGATCTACACACAGAGCAGGGTGTCAAATCCGTGGAGGAGCACCTCGCCGGAAAAACATACATCTCCGG AGATCAGTTGTCTGTGGATGATGTGAAGGTCTACGCCACCGTTTCGGAGAAACCCAGCGATGCTTTCCCTAATGCTAGCAAGTGGTACGATTGCGTCGCTTCCCAGCTTGCTAAAAG TTTCCCTGGAAAAGCTGTAGGAGTGTCAATCGGTGGCTCTGCTACTACTTCTGCTCAAGCTGAG ACACCTCCAGCTGCTGCAGCTGATGACGATGATGACATGGATCTGTTTGGTGACGAGACTGAGGAGGAAAAGAAAGCTGCTGAGGAGAGGGAGGCTGCTAAGAAGGACACCAAGAAGCCCAAAGAGA GTGGAAAGTCCTCTGTGCTTATGGAAGTAAAGCCATGGGATGATGAGACCGACATGAAGAAACTGGAAGCAGCTGTTCGCAGTGTTGAGATGCCTGGTCTCTTATGGGGAGCTTCGAAATTGGTACCAGTCGGTTACGGTATCAAGAAGCTCACGATCATGCTCACAATTGTTGATGACCTCGTGTCCCCAGACAACCTCATTGAGGACTATCTCACCTGTGAACCTAACAACGAGTACATCCAGAGTGTTGACATCGTCGCATTCAACAAGATTTAA
- the LOC106332661 gene encoding mechanosensitive ion channel protein 9-like, producing MSNRIANVSVEGDIGMSERRTSNEGEVVINVSEASRDQSASPSKVAESHAGNPKPDPLIIPPPESYKFSGSTHKPPKVPTEGLTRRKSLARSVYSKPNSRFGQQQSYRYDKSTIVEENGGTLREHFGAASFSRNSFNRASPNNNSNRSVRSNAMSKVAEEETDENEEIYEKVKLHRVKRGGMRPLALLEFLLFVAILCTLVVSLTIDKVKERCIWGLVVWKWCVLVMVTFSGMLVTNWFMHLAVFIIEKNYLLRKKVLYFVHGLKKNVQVFIWFSLVLVAWVFLFDHDEKRSRKATKFLDFITWTIVSLLVGSIIFLVKTFALKILASKFNVRNFFERIQESVFHQYVLQTLSGPPLIEEAESVGRVPSTGHLSFTSTKNGTVKGKKVLDMGKVHKMKQEKVSAWTMRVLIEAVGASGLSTISNTLDECSNQKEKADKEITNEMEAVAAAYDIFNNVAQPNQNYIEEDDLLRFMIKEEVDLVLPLIEGGETGKITRNAFTDWVVNVYTSRKALGHSLNDTKTAVRQVDKLITAVLSVITFVIWLVLLDIATTKFLVVMSSQFVGLAFMIGSTCKNIFESFVFVFVMHPYDVGDRCVIDGVALLVEEIDLLTTVFLKLDNEKVFYPNAVLVSKPISNFYRSPDMGDSIEFSIAFATPAAKIATLKEKVTEFLVQNPQNWYPEPLLMVKAIENVNKLHLNLLVTHTMNFQNFGEKNVRRTGLIIALKRILEELEIDYTLLSQEVHLTGHK from the exons ATGTCAAACCGCATTGCAAACGTATCGGTTGAAGGTGACATAGGGATGTCAGAGAGGAGAACTAGCAACGAAGGAGAAGTTGTCATCAATGTTTCAGAAGCGTCAAGAGACCAATCAGCATCACCTTCCAAGGTAGCTGAGTCACATGCGGGGAATCCAAAACCAGATCCGTTAATCATCCCACCTCCTGAAAGCTATAAGTTCTCTGGCAGCACTCATAAGCCGCCTAAAGTTCCAACTGAAGGTCTAACTCGGAGGAAATCTCTTGCGAGGTCGGTTTACTCCAAGCCCAACTCAAGGTTTGGGCAACAACAGTCCTATCGGTACGACAAAAGTACTATAGTTGAGGAAAATGGTGGAACCCTTAGGGAACATTTTGGAGCTGCCTCATTTTCAAGGAACTCATTTAATAGAGCTTCCCCTAATAACAATTCGAATAGGAGTGTTCGCTCAAATGCCATGAGTAAAGTTGCTGAGGAGGAAACCGATGAAAATGAAGAAATCTACGAAAAGGTTAAGCTGCACCGAGTGAAGCGTGGTGGAATGAGACCTCTGGCTCTGCTTGAGTTTCTACTGTTTGTAGCCATTCTTTGCACTTTGGTCGTGAGTTTAACAATTGATAAGGTGAAGGAGCGTTGCATTTGGGGATTGGTAGTTTGGAAATGGTGCGTTCTTGTGATGGTGACTTTTAGCGGCATGTTGGTGACGAACTGGTTCATGCATTTAGCGGTGTTCATCATAGAGAAGAACTATCTTCTACGTAAGAAAGTGTTGTATTTTGTGCATGGTCTGAAGAAGAACGTTCAAGTCTTCATTTGGTTCAGTCTGGTCCTAGTTGCTTGGGTTTTTCTGTTCGACCATGACGAGAAGCGCTCTCGTAAGGCCACCAAGTTTCTCGACTTCATAACTTGGACTATCGTCTCCCTTCTGGTCGGGTCAATCATTTTCTTGGTGAAGACATTTGCCTTGAAAATCCTTGCTTCAAAGTTCAACGTCAGAAACTTCTTCGAGAGGATTCAAGAGTCTGTCTTCCACCAGTACGTTCTCCAGACACTCTCGGGACCTCCGCTTATAGAAGAGGCAGAGAGCGTTGGGCGCGTGCCGAGCACTGGCCATCTTAGTTTCACGAGCACCAAGAATGGAACGGTGAAAGGGAAAAAAGTGCTTGATATGGGAAAGGTTCACAAGATGAAGCAAGAGAAGGTCTCTGCTTGGACAATGCGAGTTTTGATTGAAGCTGTTGGAGCTTCAGGTCTCTCGACCATATCCAACACTTTGGATGAGTGTAGCAATCAGAAAGAGAAAGCTGATAAAGAGATAACTAACGAGATGGAGGCTGTGGCTGCTGCTTATGATATTTTCAACAATGTTGCTCAGCCAAACCAGAA TTACATAGAGGAAGATGACTTGCTAAGGTTCATGATTAAGGAAGAGGTAGACCTTGTACTCCCATTAATAGAAGGTGGTGAGACCGGAAAAATCACACGCAATGCTTTTACAGATTGGGTG GTTAATGTTTACACAAGTAGGAAAGCATTAGGACATTCACTAAACGACACAAAGACAGCGGTTAGACAGGTGGATAAACTTATAACTGCAGTCTTGTCGGTTATCACCTTCGTCATTTGGTTGGTACTTCTGGATATAGCAACAACCAAGTTTTTGGTGGTTATGTCTTCACAATTCGTGGGTCTTGCTTTCATGATTGGAAGCACTTGCAAGAATATCTTTGAATCCTTTGTGTTTGTCTTCGTGATGCACCCTTATGACGTCGGTGATCGTTGTGTTATTGACGGCGTGGCG TTGCTGGTTGAAGAAATAGATCTTTTAACTACCGTGTTCCTCAAGCTTGACAATGAGAAAGTGTTTTACCCAAATGCGGTTTTAGTCTCAAAACCAATAAGCAATTTCTACAGAAGTCCTGATATGGGAGATTCAATAGAATTCTCCATCGCATTCGCAACGCCGGCCGCGAAAATTGCCACTCTCAAGGAAAAAGTAACAGA GTTCTTGGTGCAGAACCCACAAAACTGGTATCCAGAACCATTGTTGATGGTGAAGGCGATTGAGAATGTGAACAAGCTGCATTTGAACCTTCTCGTAACACACACCATGAACTTCCAAAACTTTGGAGAGAAGAATGTAAGAAGAACCGGGCTGATCATTGCTCTTAAGCGAATACTCGAGGAGCTTGAGATTGATTACACCCTTCTTTCCCAAGAAGTCCACCTCACCGGTCACAAATGA